The nucleotide sequence CTTTTCTCAAGTTCGCTGCCATAAAGGCGGGGTCAAGTGTTCCGTTATGTTCTGATTCAGACAGTATTTTGTCGATGAGTCCGCCGGCGAGCAGGTCTGAGGCCCCAGCTTTCAGGGCTTGTGCTGCCAGTCCTTTCTTTTTAGAATCGCGCCAAAGAATTTCTGCGCAGCGTTCGGGCGGACAAATCATATACAGGGCTCCTTCAAACATAACGATATAATCAGCGACGGCGATACCCAACGCCCCTCCACTGCCGCCCTCACTGAGTACAACGGCAAATATGGGACTTTTAATACAGAAAAGAGCCAATAAATTTTGGGCTATGGCACTGCCTTGTCCCCTAGCTTCTGCTTCGATACCGGGGTACGCGGCAGGGGTATCGACAAAATTCAAAATGGGATAAGAAAATTGCTCCGCCATTCGCATTAAGCGTAATGCCTTACGGTAGCCTTCGGGATGAGCCATCCCAAAATTACGATAAACTTTCTCATCGGTCGCAACGCCTTTCTGTTGCCCGATGACCATGACGGTTTCTCCGTTGAATCGGGCGAGTCCCCCCACGATTGCCGGATCATCGCCTGAACATCGATCCCCATGTAATTCGATAAAATCTTCGAAAAGCGCTTCTATAAAAAACATCATCCGCGGCCGGTCGGCATGGCGCGCCCGTTCTACCTGTTGCCACGCATTGTTCGTATTATCTTTATTATTTGTATCCATTTTAAAGGTGGAATATCTCTTTCTAAGGATTGGATAAGATTTTAAAAACAACAGCTTGTCACGGCGCAATAAGCCGCGTGGCAGGTCTCGGTTGTCCACCCCATTATAGCGATAGGACGCCTATCATTTTTTTAGCCGAGACTGCCGGCGCTGCGGAAAACTATTTCCGGTGTAATCTGAATGTGATCTTGTTATTTTAACTGAATGGTGTGATAGAATAAAAAACTTTCTAATTCCTTCTTTCCTATCGCCATGGAGGCGTCATGAACATTTTTATAGTGGGCGGCGGGCGTGTTGGTTCTTATCTTGCCCATATGCTCAGTGAAAAAGACTATGATGTAACGGTCATTGAGATTGATCCTGAACGTCATGAACAGATTGATGTATCGCTCAACGCACGGATTGTGTACGGGGACGGGAATTCCGCCCTGCTGCTCCAATCCTTGCAGGTGGGTGAGTCGGACTTGTTTATTGCCTGTACAGGATCAGACGAGACCAATCTTATTGCGGCTGCAGCCGCCAAAGGTCTGGGCGCACGACAGGTTTTGGCGCGGGTGGAGAAGAATGTCTTTATTGAAGAAAGCTTACTCTACGAAGGCTTTATGAATGTGGACTACATGCTCAGTCCGGATGCACTGGCCGCGCAAGAAATTGTGAATTATATCATCTATCCCGGCATCTTGGCATCAGAAGATTTTGCACGGGGACAAATCCAACTCCGACAGGTTCGAGTGAGTGCGAAGGCTCCGGCAGACAACCAATTGCTCCGCGACATATTGCCGCCGGGCAGCGGTGTGCTTTTGGGGGTCTTGGAGCGCAACGGGAAAATGAGTATCCCCACGGGCGAGGATCGTATCTTTGCCGGCGATAAAGTTTCTTTGATTGGTAAACGCGGACTCATGCACGGCGCACTGCAAAAATTCCAAGGCGTTGAGCCGCGCATGGAGCATATCGTTATTATGGGAGGCGGTACGATTGGCCGAGCCATCGCACATTCTTTGGAAGGAAAAGTGGCGTCTGTGAAACTTTTCGAGAAAGACAAGGAGCGTGCGGAACATATAGCCACCGGATTTCGTAAGGCCAATGTGCATGTGGTGCATCGCGATGCTACATCGCGCCACAATCTCGAACAAGAACATGTTTTCGATTATGATCTTTTCGTGGCAACTACAGAGGATGATAAACGCAACATTATCGCCGGCGTATTCGCCCGTGAAGTGGGTGTGAACATGGCGGCGGTAGTGGTGCATCATCCCGACTTTGTGCCTTTGGTGGTGAAATTGGGTATTGACATGGTGGTAACACCGCGCGACGCCATCGCCAACAGTGTGTTGAAAATCCTGCGCCAACAATCTATCTCTACTTCGTCCATTCTTCGCGAAGGCGATATGGAAGTCTTGGAAATTAAACCCGGTGCCAACTCCTCCACTATTGGCAAACCCTTACGTGATCTGAACTGGTCAAAGGCGCACAATCTATTGATCGCTTCTATTATTCGTAATGATACGGCTTTTGTGCCCGGCGGCGATGATGTGCTCCGGTCGGGCGATTCCATCGTCGTCATTACGAAAAGTGATGCTATCGCCTATGCGCAACGCTTTTTTACCGGACATTGAGCTACTATATAGGAATCGCTTCTATAAGTCGAATGTGCTGCAATCCCTAGACTCGCGGTTACAATAAATTATGAACCATCGCTCTTTGATAAAAAATCTTGGTTTGGTCAGTATGGCCGTTTCAATCCTTTTCATCCCCTCCCTTCTGTGCAGTTTGTTTTATTGGGAATTCAAGATGAGCGGCGCTTTTCTAAGCACCATGCTATGTTCCTTTACCACCGGACTACTCCTATATGTGTTGAGTCGGCGTGAAAACACTCCTTTGTATCATCGGGAAACGCTGGCTTTGGTGGGGACGGGGTGGTTGATGACCGCTTTTTACGGGGCTTTGCCCTATCTTTTCTCCGGTGAACTTGGTCTTGACAGCGCCTATTTTGAATCCATGTCGGGATTCACGACTACAGGCGCCACCGTGCTCACCGATATTGAAGCGCTGCCTAAAAGTCTTTTATTTTGGAGAAGTTTCACCAATTGGCTCGGCGGTCTGGGGATTATTTTGTTGCTGATTATTATTCTGCCCTTCCTTGGTGCCGGCGGTAAATTGCTGTATCGCTCGGAAATGCCGGGATTGGATAAAGAAAGTATACGACCGAAAATTAAAGACTCGGCCATTATTCTTTTGAAACTCTATTTGACATTGACTTTTTTGTTAACGGCATTGCTTTGGGCGGCAGGCATGAATGGATTTGATGCCCTTTGTCATACCTTTTCGACCTTATCCACGAGCGGATTCTCTACGAAGCAGGATAGTATTGCAGCATTTTCGAGCCCATTGATTGAGGCGATCCTCATCATTTTTATGGTGACGTGCAGCACGAGTTTCAGTCTCCTTTATTGTGTTAGTACCGGGGATTTTAAAACCTTAATAAAGAATTCGGAATTCCGTTTTTATATATTTTTACTGATGTTCTTTTTTATTTTAATTGGAATAGATCTTCACCGCGCCGGCTTTTCCAGGCCCTTTTCCTTTTCTCTATTTCAAACCGCATCTATTATGACAACAACAGGATTTGTTACAACAGACATTGATTCATTTCCTGTTTTTTCCCAATGTATTTCCCATGCAGTGATGCTTGTCGGCGGATGCTCCGGATCTGCCTCAGGCGGCTTGAAAGTAATCCGGGTACTCATATTGTTCAAACTCATGTATAAACATTTAGAACACGCTTTTCGCCCCAAAGATATTCAAGTGCTCCGAGTAGGCGACCTCGTTATCACCACCGAACAGCAAAAATCTCTTTTAAGTTTCTTTGTCATTTATGCTTTTTCTACTGCTGTTGGTGTCTTGTATTTGTCTTTTCTTGATATACCGATTTACAACGGTTTTTCAGCAACTTTTTCCTGTATCAATAATATTGGCGTCGCTTTTGGCGTGAAATCTTTCGCCACCATTCCCATGAGCGGGAAATGGTTGCTTTCCTTGCTGATGGCCATGGGACGATTGGAGTTGTACGCGATCTGTGTTTTGTTTATTCCATCGTTCTGGAAACGCTATTAAGCGATTTAGGAGCGTTGATTGTGCCAATTGACCACAGTTATTTGTTGGATAGCTTGTGCCCTTATTTTACGGAATTTCCCTTATCTTTCCCTTTGAATTTTTTTGAGGAAAACAATGTTAAAAAGGTCTTTGATCCTTTCTGCGGCGGCGGGACAACTCTATTGGCAGGACGAATCAAAAAATGTCAGGTCTACGGTATGGACTCCAATCCTTTTGCGGCTGCCCTTACTCAAGCAAAACTAGCCTCCCCCATCGTTCAAGAACTGATTGACCATGCAGAATCGATCGTGGTGAATAAAGGACTTTCCAAAGAAATAGAATCAGAGCCTTTCTTTCGTCGCTGTTTTTCACAGTCTGTGCTAGAGGTCTTATGCGCCTTTCGCGCGCATTTTAAAGAAGCTCCACAAACAGAATTGGACAGGGTGTTGTACGCCCTTGTGGCAGGTATCCTTCACGGCCCTGAAAGCGCCGGCTTCCCGCGCTATTTGTCCAATCATATGCCGCGCACTTTTTGTCCGCCTAAAGAGGAACTGATTGCTTACTGGCAACAAGAAAAACATCGGCCTCCGGAAGTCGATTTCATGAAACTCTTGACCCGCCGTATTCATTATTTTTTTGACCGCTCTATGAGAGCCGCTTCAGGCGCGTATATACCGGGCGACAATCGCTGTTTGGAAGTCTATCCCAAGGTGAAGGATATAGACTGTGTCCTCTGTTCGCCGCCTTATTATGGAATGGATCATTTTTTTTCGGCGCAATGGCTGCGCTTGTGGTTGCTGGGCATAACGGAGGAGCCAATCGGTCGAACCAACCAAAACAATCCAGATGCCTATGTGGATGATTTGGCGTGTGTGTGGACGAATTGCGCAACCCTCTGTGCGACTAAAGCGACATTGGTTCTTCGGCTGGGTAAAGTTCCGGGGCAATTGAGTCCCTCCCCTATCCAACTCTTTCGTGAGTCTCTATTGCGCTCGTCCGCGAACTGGTCTTTTTGTGACTACAAAAGACTTCCCGCAGCTTCAACGCGCCGCCGCCCGCTCTTCCCTTTTTCAGCGCCCGCAGACCGCCCGACAGAAGAATACTGTCTTACTGCCTTGCTGAACGATTGAAAGACGCTCCTCCCTGCCCCGGGCATTTAAATATAAATCCTTTTCGACCGGTGTCAGATAGGCTCCCCTTTCAGGGCTGTGTCATAAAACAGGGCCCCAGAAAAGGCGGCAGGTCCATTCATGACTGTCTCCCCAAGGAGCCTGTACGCATTCCCAGCAGGAATAGAGAGAGACGGCTACTAGGAGCAGAAAAAGGAACCAGTGGATAGGCTTTCGGAAGGCAAGGATTTGAGGGAGGCTGAAAAATATCAAGACAGGAACCATACCAATATGCCAACGGAATCCGTAGGCTGCACCGCCATAATTATCGGTTTTCAGCACATAATAGACGGTTAAGGCAGCAATGGCGGCAACCATAGCAAGGACAAAAGAGCGGAGCCCTGCGGTATTGTTGCGGAACATACGTACTGCGCCCGGGAAAGCCAGTAACAATACGGGAAATAGAACAAAGCTGCCGAAGCGGCCAAAATTCATATGAAACAAATAGGTCAAGCGGCTTTCGTCTAAACCATCGACACCTATAGGATTTCTCCAATAGGAATTCCTAAAATTGAATACATCCATTCTCACTTGTACAGGCAAGGGGCTGCCGGTAATCATGATCATCAGCGCAACATGTAAGAGCAGCAAGGGTGCTGCGCCTACGGACGCCCAGACGATACATTTTCGGGGGAATTTGAGGAGCAGTCCAAGCCCGATTAAAAAAGGGAAGATGGTTGTGGGGATGTCCGTCACAAATACAAAGGCGCTGCAAAATCCAAAGACGATGAAGCGCCACGCCGACGCTTTCAGCTTCTCCGTATAGAGTCCAAAACCGAAATAAAGGGCGCCACATAAAGCCGCGGCGGCCGGCGTGTGGTTATTGATTTGAAAAGCATAGCCCAAAATGGGTGCTGCAAAAGCAGCACAAAGCAAGGCGATGCCCGCTCGGAAGCCATCCTTAGTATAGAGTTTGAGCAATAACGCGAGGAAGAGCATACCTACCACATAAGGCAGCTTGATGAGTGTGAGAATCATAACTGTCAATAGGGGCTTTAATGCCGCGTCATCGTCCAAGTTCAAGCCCCATCCCCGCTTCATAGCGACATATTCGACAGCCATTAAGAAAGGCAAGACCGGCGGTTTACTGGAAATCATGTGCCCATTCGGGAGTTGTACCTTATCGACGGTCCGCACCTCATAGGGATCAGGCGCTTCGGTAAGGGGTCGGTCAACGTACCAAGTGCCGTCATGGATTAGGGCGTAAACGGATGCTAACCGACTGGTCACGGTTTCACCGACGACAATGCCGGGGTCGTATAAAAAGATAGGGATAATACTTATTAGAAACGCGAGGCATAGGAAAAAACGATCCCGCAGTCTCATGGTTGGCGTACATGTTTCTTCCCATGGCTGCGCCGTTGTTTCTTGCATTACTTCAGAGGTCGAACTCTTATTCTCCGCCACGAATACGCTCCCACATACGTCCAAACCAACCGCGCTGGTCTTCTTCGGGATTCACACGGACTGTTTCCTCCTCATGGGGAACCCAGGCGCCGTTGATTTGTTCTTCTGTTGTTCGGGCGTCAAAAATTGCTCCCGTTTTTATCCAACGCCCATTTCGCCATTCGTAGACGAGCAGTTCTTCGCCCACATCGCGCAGGAAATCGGTATCAGCGGCCGCGCGTGCTTCTTTGCGATGCATTTGAGTTGAATAGCGAATTTTGTTTAATTTTACTTCTGCGATGAGGGGCCTCGCCCGCGAGTCATTATCGCGGAACTCGATTTCCACATCCTCAATAGCATCGGTGTAGATAAAATATTCTTTGAAATAGTAGGGCCGGCGATAGATTACCGGTAACACTTGAGGTTCTCGGGAAGCGCTGTTTTCCGAGATTTGATCGCGCACAATATCTTTGAGCCGAGTTTGTGCCTCGTCGGGGGTCGCTGTAAATTGGGAGTCGGTAAATACAGCATCGGAAGCGCGGTCTTTGGCGCAGCCGAGTGCTAGAAAAGCGATGGAAAATAGGAGGGCAAAAAATTGATATTTTAATCTCATGTCATTTTTCTTTCAAGAACTTACGAAAAGGTTTCCAAACACAAGCATCCCACTATCTCAAAGGGTGTCTATAATAGTAACACAAGGGAAAGATTGATTGAAATAATTGTCGATTCGAAATTTGAATTTCCTGTCTACAATTATGATATAACACAAATTGTAGGTATAATCCGTGGAGGATATACAATATAGTGTGATTTAACCCATTTAATGTAGTAAAATAAAGCTATGGGAAAAACAGTAGATCAAACCACGGTATCGCCGATAACGATTTATACGGATGGCGGCTGTGAGCCCAATCCCGGTGTCGGTGGTTGGGCTGCGATTCTCCTTTTTAAGGGACATGAACGTGAGTTGTGCGGCGGCTGCCCGGATACGACCAATAACCGCATGGAAATAACAGCGGCGATCCGAGGGCTGGAAGCGCTCACCAGACCATGTCGCGTTGATTTACATTCTGATTCAAAATATTTAATTGATGGAATTACCTCTTGGATTAAAAACTGGAAGCGCAACAATTGGAGGCGTGGCAACCAACCTGTGTTGAA is from Candidatus Hydrogenedentota bacterium and encodes:
- the rnhA gene encoding ribonuclease HI, translated to MGKTVDQTTVSPITIYTDGGCEPNPGVGGWAAILLFKGHERELCGGCPDTTNNRMEITAAIRGLEALTRPCRVDLHSDSKYLIDGITSWIKNWKRNNWRRGNQPVLNVDLWQELDRLCKIHRVNWIWVKGHAGNHYNERCDQLAQLEIQKQRSLLTNTAS
- a CDS encoding TrkH family potassium uptake protein, which encodes MAVSILFIPSLLCSLFYWEFKMSGAFLSTMLCSFTTGLLLYVLSRRENTPLYHRETLALVGTGWLMTAFYGALPYLFSGELGLDSAYFESMSGFTTTGATVLTDIEALPKSLLFWRSFTNWLGGLGIILLLIIILPFLGAGGKLLYRSEMPGLDKESIRPKIKDSAIILLKLYLTLTFLLTALLWAAGMNGFDALCHTFSTLSTSGFSTKQDSIAAFSSPLIEAILIIFMVTCSTSFSLLYCVSTGDFKTLIKNSEFRFYIFLLMFFFILIGIDLHRAGFSRPFSFSLFQTASIMTTTGFVTTDIDSFPVFSQCISHAVMLVGGCSGSASGGLKVIRVLILFKLMYKHLEHAFRPKDIQVLRVGDLVITTEQQKSLLSFFVIYAFSTAVGVLYLSFLDIPIYNGFSATFSCINNIGVAFGVKSFATIPMSGKWLLSLLMAMGRLELYAICVLFIPSFWKRY
- a CDS encoding acetyl-CoA carboxylase carboxyl transferase subunit alpha, which codes for MDTNNKDNTNNAWQQVERARHADRPRMMFFIEALFEDFIELHGDRCSGDDPAIVGGLARFNGETVMVIGQQKGVATDEKVYRNFGMAHPEGYRKALRLMRMAEQFSYPILNFVDTPAAYPGIEAEARGQGSAIAQNLLALFCIKSPIFAVVLSEGGSGGALGIAVADYIVMFEGALYMICPPERCAEILWRDSKKKGLAAQALKAGASDLLAGGLIDKILSESEHNGTLDPAFMAANLRKEIAYFLKQYKDGYWSVEQRQQKFRNIGVWNLASHD
- the trkA gene encoding Trk system potassium transporter TrkA is translated as MNIFIVGGGRVGSYLAHMLSEKDYDVTVIEIDPERHEQIDVSLNARIVYGDGNSALLLQSLQVGESDLFIACTGSDETNLIAAAAAKGLGARQVLARVEKNVFIEESLLYEGFMNVDYMLSPDALAAQEIVNYIIYPGILASEDFARGQIQLRQVRVSAKAPADNQLLRDILPPGSGVLLGVLERNGKMSIPTGEDRIFAGDKVSLIGKRGLMHGALQKFQGVEPRMEHIVIMGGGTIGRAIAHSLEGKVASVKLFEKDKERAEHIATGFRKANVHVVHRDATSRHNLEQEHVFDYDLFVATTEDDKRNIIAGVFAREVGVNMAAVVVHHPDFVPLVVKLGIDMVVTPRDAIANSVLKILRQQSISTSSILREGDMEVLEIKPGANSSTIGKPLRDLNWSKAHNLLIASIIRNDTAFVPGGDDVLRSGDSIVVITKSDAIAYAQRFFTGH
- a CDS encoding class I SAM-dependent methyltransferase, which encodes MPIDHSYLLDSLCPYFTEFPLSFPLNFFEENNVKKVFDPFCGGGTTLLAGRIKKCQVYGMDSNPFAAALTQAKLASPIVQELIDHAESIVVNKGLSKEIESEPFFRRCFSQSVLEVLCAFRAHFKEAPQTELDRVLYALVAGILHGPESAGFPRYLSNHMPRTFCPPKEELIAYWQQEKHRPPEVDFMKLLTRRIHYFFDRSMRAASGAYIPGDNRCLEVYPKVKDIDCVLCSPPYYGMDHFFSAQWLRLWLLGITEEPIGRTNQNNPDAYVDDLACVWTNCATLCATKATLVLRLGKVPGQLSPSPIQLFRESLLRSSANWSFCDYKRLPAASTRRRPLFPFSAPADRPTEEYCLTALLND